The Corythoichthys intestinalis isolate RoL2023-P3 chromosome 1, ASM3026506v1, whole genome shotgun sequence genome has a segment encoding these proteins:
- the e2f8 gene encoding transcription factor E2F8, whose product MGPLTTPKKAGETGSVDPWTPTSNLKMLISAASPEIRNREKWLCPPSELNEAIDSAQDFENGDESEKIISRKDKSLGLLCHKFLDRCPDWPDPAANNEICLDDVATELNVERRRIYDIMNVLESLHMVSRSAKNRYIWHGQTNLAQTLAILKQVGEEQMYCQQMQYIKQRFLDKESDFDGNEKENLELMYTESSKHRRKELCFVELPGVEFKAASVNSRKDKSLRVMSQKFVMLFLVSNPPVVSLDIAAKILIGEEQGADQDKNKFKTKVRRLYDIANVLRSLKLIEKVHLTEEKKKPAFKWVGPNKRPVVKDVAIDSSLCPPNKKRILESRSSLENCAKNLFSSPPGSKRSFTRHPSLIKLAKSIQDDRRKISSAPSSPAKTAFNDSDFPSKMAQLAAICKIQLDQESRTRGKDPKAVPGEPSTSVVRIQPTTSSSVKAPWVTCPNPNEEAVANTNVHGTLLSSRPSGSVAYIPAQCSPLIPVILPQQPGGGPYAVYLHQSSLRPSPQPTSYAVRSMTFEEKTGQSPTVPFPAKSQPTSRVPDSSPLSVKRLCSDSAAESGSPKVKRTDSNLKDTSPKQCHVFKGHVKTLRSCQLSSRPSPRALHLDPEFINTPGSTVIAQTLEHSLETFLDKDDKSVTSDTEVGLTPVRAAPLTPGQISTETLVPAGYLIPLSHQPIVTYKENPGSAGEINKPSTPAYIYKTPTAGSRPPAVQEVTPTSFRLHDAAAATSPHLTQQAQRLQSPSPAILNFTLQNLGLISGSAPGNVLASLQTPERTSGVISPLALQQRGMVFIKPMTVQQSPQSVALISIQQPLMTTPKGTGLPQHSFFHTPGPLSPLATAVVSPNGQRAPKTVYVPQRKLDVNTEDTL is encoded by the exons ATGGGCCCACTCACAACTCCTAAAAAAGCAGGAGAAACGGGGTCCGTCGATCCATGGACACCAACTTCCAACCTTAAAATGCTCATTAGTGCTGCAAGCCCCGAGATTAGGAACCGGGAGAAATGGCTGTGCCCACCTTCTGAATTAAATGAAGCTATCGATTCTGCACAG GATTTTGAAAATGGAGACGAGTCTGAGAAAATCATCAGCAGGAAAGATAAAAGTCTAGGTTTGCTCTGCCATAAATTCCTCGACCGTTGCCCGGATTGGCCAGACCCAGCCGCTAACAACGAGATTTGCTTGGATGACGTGGCCACTGAACTTA ATGTAGAACGCAGGCGCATTTATGACATCATGAATGTGCTCGAGAGCCTGCACATGGTGAGCCGTTCTGCAAAGAATCGCTACATATGGCACGGTCAGACCAATCTGGCCCAGACTTTGGCCATTCTCAAGCAGGTGGGTGAGGAGCAAATGTATTGCCAGCAAATGCAGTATATCAAACAGCGCTTCTTGGATAAAGAATCGGACTTTGATGGTAACGAGAAGGAGAACCTTGAGTTGATGTACACGGAAAGTAGTAAACACAGACGAAAGGAGCTCTGCTTTGTGGAGCTTCCTGGAGTGGAGTTCAAAGCAG CCTCTGTTAACAGTCGGAAGGACAAATCTCTGAGAGTGATGAGCCAGAAGTTTGTCATGCTCTTCCTTGTTTCTAATCCTCCCGTGGTCAGTCTGGATATCGCTGCTAAAATCCTGATCGGAGAGGAACAGGGTGCAGATCAGgataaaaacaaatttaaga CTAAAGTGCGACGACTTTATGACATTGCTAATGTGCTCCGGAGTCTGAAACTAATTGAAAAGGTTCAtctgacagaagaaaagaagaaacCAGCATTTAAATGGGTTGGCCCAAATAAACGGCCTGTAGTCAAAG ATGTAGCAATTGATTCCTCCCTGTGTCCACCCAACAAGAAAAGGATCCTGGAGTCCCGCTCCTCTTTAGAAAACTGTGCCAAAAACCTTTTTTCGTCACCTCCTGGCTCTAAGCGGAGCTTTACGCGGCATCCCTCTCTCATTAAGCTAGCTAAGAGCATTCAGGATGACCGGCGAAAGATCAGCTCAGCCCCTAGTAGTCCTGCCAAGACTGCCTTca ATGATAGTGACTTCCCCAGCAAAATGGCCCAACTTGCTGCCATATGTAAGATTCAACTTGACCAGGAGTCACG TACAAGAGGCAAAGATCCAAAAGCAGTTCCTGGTGAGCCAAGCACATCGGTTGTAAGGATCCAGCCAACCACCTCCAGCTCAGTCAAAGCGCCTTGGGTCACATGCCCAAATCCAAATGAGGAGGCTGTAGCCAATACAAATGTGCAcggcaccttgctgtcctcccgTCCCTCAGGCAGTGTTGCATACATCCCAGCGCAGTGTTCACCCCTCATCCCCGTCATTTTACCTCAGCAGCCGGGCGGTGGACCGTACGCTGTCTATTTGCACCAGTCTTCCCTCAGACCCAGCCCTCAACCGACAAGTTACGCTGTTCGGTCCATGACCTTTGAGGAAAAGACAGGACAAAGTCCGACTGTCCCATTTCCGGCTAAAAGCCAACCGACGTCGAGGGTACCAGACAGCAGCCCTTTGTCGGTCAAAAGGTTGTGCTCTGATTCGGCTGCTGAGAGCGGTTCTCCCAAAGTCAAACGGACTGACTCTAACCTCAAG GACACCTCCCCAAAGCAGTGCCATGTCTTTAAAGGTCATGTGAAGACCCTACGCAGCTGCCAGCTTTCCAGCCGGCCCTCGCCTCGCGCCCTCCACCTGGACCCAGAGTTTATCAACACTCCGGGCAGCACTGTGATTGCGCAGACTTTGGAGCATAGTTTGGAGACCTTCCTGGACAAGGATGACAAGTCGGTGACCTCTGACACTGAAGTGGGTTTAACGCCCGTCAGAGCTGCGCCCCTCACACCCGGACAAATTAGCACAGAG ACTTTAGTACCAGCAGGATACCTGATCCCGCTCTCCCATCAGCCTATTGTCACGTACAAGGAGAATCCAGGCTCAGCAGGAGAAATTAACAAGCCTTCAACTCCTGCTTACATCTACAAAACACCAACTGCAG GATCCAGACCACCCGCTGTCCAGGAAGTGACTCCCACCAGCTTTCGTCTACATGACGCCGCTGCAGCCACCTCTCCGCACTTGACCCAGCAGGCCCAACGCCTCCAAAGTCCCAGTCCTGCTATCCTAAACTTCACCCTGCAGAATTTGGGTCTCATTTCGGGCTCTGCCCCTGGAAACGTCCTTGCCTCATTACAGACCCCTGAGCGGACGAGTGGTGTCATCAGCCCCCTGGCTTTGCAGCAGCGAGGGATGGTTTTCATCAAGCCAATGACAGTCCAGCAGTCCCCGCAATCAGTGGCTCTAATCAGTATTCAACAG
- the LOC130913392 gene encoding ileal sodium/bile acid cotransporter-like, with protein sequence MSSFKETTANLSACDDDATICTGANCLAPTTDLNAKLNLALSIVFTVMQAMIMLAMGCSMNAHKLWGHLKRPWGIVIGFLCQFGIMPFTAFALSFAFNVLPVQAIAINILGCCPGGAISNIICRLLDGDMDLSVTMTACSTTLSMGMMPLCLFIYTSIWTSADAIQIPYDTIGVTLVAFIVPVTVGLCIKHRWPHYAKKILKFGTIAGVVFLVIISVVGLILYQSSWSNGPYLWIIGTIYPFIGFGMSFLLAYFVGQPWHRCRTIAVETGIQNSLLCNTIIQLSFGPAEKEAMFAFPVIYSIFQLVASVLFVGGYHTYKKSHCLQPAEIEGQSPSLEGGYIEHTK encoded by the exons ATGTCAAGCTTCAAGGAAACAACTGCAAACCTTTCTGCCTGCGATGATGATGCCACAATCTGCACCGGTGCTAACTGCCTTGCGCCAACCACTGACTTAAATGCAAAATTGAATCTGGCATTAAGTATTGTTTTCACTGTCATGCAAGCGATGATCATGCTTGCCATGGGCTGCTCTATGAATGCCCATAAACTTTGGGGGCACCTGAAGAGACCCTGGGGCATCGTTATTGGTTTTCTCTGCCAATTCGGCATAATGCCTTTTACTGCCTTTGCATTatcatttgcatttaatgtGCTACCTGTTCAGGCAATTGCTATCAATATTCTGGGTTGCTGTCCTGGAGGCGCCATTTCCAATATTATCTGTCGCTTGCTTGATGGAGACATGGACCTAAG TGTTACTATGACAGCCTGTTCCACCACACTGTCCATGGGAATGATGCCACTATGTCTTTTCATATACACCTCCATCTGGACTTCGGCAGACGCCATCCAAATTCCATATGATACAATTG GTGTCACTCTTGTAGCCTTCATTGTTCCAGTCACTGTTGGACTGTGCATTAAACATAGATGGCCCCACTATGCTAAAAAGATCCTCAAG TTTGGAACCATTGCAGGTGTTGTTTTCCTTGTCATCATTTCTGTGGTTGGGCTGATTCTTTACCAGTCTTCCTGGAGCAATGGCCCCTACCTTTGGATAATCGGAACAATCTACCCCTTTATTGGCTTTGGGATGAGTTTCCTTTTGGCTTACTTTGTGGGTCAACCATGGCACAG GTGCCGAACAATTGCTGTGGAGACTGGTATTCAGAACAGTCTGTTGTGTAACACAATTATTCAGTTGTCCTTTGGACCAGCTGAAAAGGAAGCCATGTTTGCATTCCCAGTCATCTACAGCATCTTTCAGCTCGTGGCATCTGTCCTGTTTGTGGGAG GATACCACACCTATAAAAAGTCACATTGTCTACAACCAGCTGAAATAGAGGGTCAATCTCCATCATTGGAAGGTGgttatattgaacatacaaaataG